In one Rutidosis leptorrhynchoides isolate AG116_Rl617_1_P2 chromosome 8, CSIRO_AGI_Rlap_v1, whole genome shotgun sequence genomic region, the following are encoded:
- the LOC139862427 gene encoding 3beta-hydroxysteroid-dehydrogenase/decarboxylase-like, which yields MAINDDQSKTCVVLGGRSFIGRHLVVRLLTLGNWIVRVADSTQSLQLDPSESKFDSPLKRAISTGRASYAHVDFRHKTTIVNAIEGSEVVFYVNDIDSFNQDFYVGYTIIVQGAKYVINACRQCKVKRLIYCSTTDVVIDNSHDICSGNETLLYPSKFKDLYTELKAQAEAYVLLSNDIDGLLTCAIRPSSVFGPGDKVLLPSLIEVAKSGWAKFIIGSDQTVSDFTYVENVAHALICAEAALTHHIVIASGKVFFITNFEPTRSWQFALCMLEGLGYYRPYIKLPGVVSQSIVFLIKWMHSNMNSRDLKNASVQNIVQLMSHTRTYNCSAAERHIEYSPVVSLDDGITLTVKSFTHLAKDYPSTRPGDLIEQSKVEELLGSGEVSDILLWKDERRSFICFLVVAFMYYWFCECERRIISSTAQILLLIIVVLFGYARLSPQVKLSSKVSISRTLPCFEVSEMCMRSCVRTIGSLWNGAVHLAKSLAQGNDWSLFFKIVISIHLFKLLMVNNFPTSIGVGLAFSFVFFFVYEQYDVEIDGLVGITFEILRQFIIYVTSRLPMPTPSPLYINNSKSIKPKDQR from the exons ATGGCGATTAACGACGATCAGTCAAAAACTTGCGTGGTTCTTGGCGGCAGAAGTTTCATCGGAAGGCATCTGGTTGTGAGATTATTAACACTCGGTAATTGGATCGTTCGAGTTGCCGATTCCACTCAGTCTCTTCAACTCGATCCTTCCGAGTCTAAATTTGACTCGCCTCTTAAACGCGCCATCTCTACTGGCCGGGCTTCTTACGCCCACGTTGATTTTCGTCACAAAACCACAATCGTTAATG CAATTGAAGGTTCAGAAGTCGTATTTTATGTAAATGATATTGATTCTTTCAATCAAGATTTCTATGTGGGTTACACAATAATTGTTCAAG GTGCAAAATACGTCATCAATGCTTGTCGGCAATGCAAAGTTAAGCGACTAATATACTGCAGTACTACTGATGTCGTGATTGATAATTCACATGATATATGCAGTGGAAATGAGACATTGTTATACCCTTCAAAA TTTAAGGATTTGTATACTGAACTAAAGGCTCAAGCAGAGGCATATGTTTTGCTTTCTAATGACATCGATGGGCTTCTTACATGTGCTATTCGCCCTAGCAGTGTTTTTGGACCTGGAGACAAAGTTCTCTTGCCATCTCTTATCGAAGTTGCAAAATCTGGTTGGGCAAAG TTCATTATAGGAAGCGATCAGACCGTTTCTGACTTCACTTACGTGGAAAATGTCGCTCACGCCCTTATTTGTGCTGAAGCTGCTTTGACTCATCACATAGTCATTGCATCTGGAAAG GTATTCTTCATCACAAATTTTGAGCCAACAAGATCTTGGCAATTTGCTTTGTGTATGCTGGAAGGTTTAGGTTATTACAG GCCTTATATCAAACTTCCTGGTGTGGTTTCCCAGTCGATTGTTTTTCTCATAAAATGGATGCATTCAAATATGAACTCCAGAGACCTTAAGAATGCATCAGTTCAGAATATAGTACAATTAATGTCACACACGAGAACTTATAACTGCTCTGCAGCTGAGCGACATATTGAATACTCACCAGTCGTCTCACTTGAT GATGGTATTACATTGACAGTCAAATCATTCACTCATTTGGCAAAGGATTATCCATCTACAAGACCTGGAGACTTAATTGAACAATCAAAAGTAGAGGAGCTTCTAGGGAGTGGGGAAG TTTCAGATATTTTATTGTGGAAAGATGAGAGAAGATCATTTATCTGCTTTCTTGTAGTGGCTTTTATGTATTACTGGTTTTGTGAATGCGAAAGAAGGATTATCTCCTCTACTGCTCAGATTCTGCTACTAATCATAGTCGTGCTTTTTGGATATGCTAGACTATCACCTCAAGTTAAATTGTCATCAAAAGT TTCAATTTCGAGGACATTACCGTGTTTTGAGGTATCCGAAATGTGTATGAGGAGTTGTGTTAGGACCATAGGAAGCTTATGGAATGGAGCTGTTCATTTAGCTAAATCATTGGCTCAAGGAAACGATTGGAGTTTGTTTTTCAAG ATAGTAATCTCGATCCATCTTTTCAAGTTGCTCATGGTGAACAACTTCCCCACCTCAATTGGAGTAG GATTGGCCTTTTCATTTGTTTTCTTTTTTGTTTATGAGCAATATGATGTGGAAATCGATGGACTAGTTGGGATCACATTTGAAATCTTGAGACAATTCATCATATACGTCACAAGTCGTTTACCCATGCCAACACCATCTCCTCTATATATCAACAACAGTAAATCTATAAAACCGAAGGATCAAAGATAA
- the LOC139864588 gene encoding F-box protein At4g09920-like, whose protein sequence is MDQIDGTSNTSNLTPESEEDHISRMPKNVITHILERVPIQYAVRTSILSRKWRFEWTMLSKIEFDGDFPAYLRKKGIEDDLGRIVTRILFHHIGDISKFSVTLYENLDAEYINDWVMLLSRNRIKDLSIWNFAGVCKVPTHLFSCLELENLELSHCYVSLMPPTFHGFPNLEFLYLNSVVLENYTYGELLTRCPSLEVLSLISDTTDGIKGHEIAKLENLTNLRLPLCALDNMAIITSSDVLQHMSLFYKVQDLFLDLLNCKVLAKDKERFETFLPCVKNLVVYNMDFSCANLLSLVYALIFASQNARTLKITTDEDVIDEDVDDMDKFDYLSDDVNDSDDDMEDADVVADIDGCKMGQLQLREVSIEYVTCSENEVMLLKSILSSSPLLKEMNIFTSEVPSGLIKLLKLHRASPNAEVNFFWT, encoded by the exons ATGGATCAGATTGATGGGACATCTAACACGTCCAACTTAACACCTGAATCAGAAGAGGATCATATCAGTAGAATGCCAAAAAATGTGATAACTCATATTTTGGAACGCGTTCCTATTCAGTATGCGGTGAGAACTAGTATATTGTCGAGAAAATGGAGGTTTGAGTGGACTATGTTATCCAAAATTGAATTTGACGGGGACTTCCCTGCATATTTACGAAAAAAAGGAATTGAAGACGACCTTGGGAGAATTGTAACTCGAATCCTCTTTCATCATATAGGTGACATATCAAAATTTTCTGTCACCTTATACGAAAATTTGGACGCAGAGTATATAAAtgattgggttatgttgttgtctAGAAATAGAATTAAGGATTTGTCTATTTGGAATTTTGCTGGAGTCTGTAAAGTTCCTACCCATCTATTCTCTTGTCTAGAATTGGAAAATTTGGAGCTTTCACACTGTTATGTTTCTCTCATGCCTCCTACTTTTCATGGTTTTCCAAATTTAGAGTTTTTATACTTGAATTCGGTGGTATTAGAAAATTACACGTACGGGGAACTTCTCACTCGTTGTCCATCGTTGGAGGTACTTTCATTAATTTCCGATACTACCGACGGCATAAAAGGGCATGAGATTGCAAAACTTGAAAATCTTACAAATTTGCGTTTGCCGCTATGTGCGCTTGATAATATGGCGATAATCACAAGTTCTGATGTCCTTCAACATATGAGTTTATTTTATAAAGTTCAGGACCTTTTTCTGGATCTTTTGAATTGCAAG GTATTGGCGAAAGACAAAGAAAGGTTTGAGACCTTCTTACCATGCGTTAAAAATCTTGTAGTATACAATATGGATTTTAGTTGTGCTAATCTGTTATCACTAGTTTATGCACTGATTTTTGCCTCCCAAAATGCGAGGACACTTAAAATCACA ACTGATGAAGACGTAATAGATGAAGATGTGGATGATATGGATAAGTTTGACTATCTCAGTGATGATGTTAATGATTCGGATGATGATATGGAAGATGCGGATGTTGTGGCTGATATAGACGGCTGCAAAATGGGGCAGTTGCAGCTTCGAGAAGTGTCTATCGAATATGTGACTTGTTCAGAGAATGAAGTTATGTTGTTGAAGTCTATACTTTCTTCTTCTCCGTTGCTAAAAGAAATGAACATATTCACATCTGAAGTGCCTAGTGGATTAATAAAGCTGTTGAAGCTCCATCGAGCTTCCCCGAATGCTGAAGTAAACTTCTTCTGGACATAA